The following are encoded in a window of Bradyrhizobium guangdongense genomic DNA:
- a CDS encoding CheR family methyltransferase: MTPADYDYLRKFLKERSGLDLSPDKQYLVESRLLPLARKASLPGIPDLVLKIRNGDGRLATDVVEAMTTNETFFFRDKIPFDHLRDSIVPGLIQARAARKSLRIWSAASSTGQEPYSIAMCLKEMGAALAGWRIEIIATDLSQEVLEKSKAGVYSQFEVQRGLPIQLLMKYFTQAGEVWQLNADVRAMVQFRQLNLLQDFSHLGTFDVIFCRNVLIYFDQDTKAVIFERMAKALEADGTLLLGAAESVVGITDAFRPISDRRGLYQLNPARSGRPMGGLMPQPLKVAAAR; encoded by the coding sequence GTGACGCCCGCGGACTACGACTACCTGCGCAAGTTTCTGAAGGAGCGCTCCGGTCTCGATCTGTCGCCCGACAAGCAATATCTCGTCGAGAGCCGGCTGTTGCCACTGGCCCGCAAGGCGAGCCTGCCAGGCATCCCCGATCTCGTTCTCAAGATCAGGAACGGCGATGGCCGGCTTGCGACCGACGTGGTCGAGGCCATGACCACCAACGAGACGTTCTTCTTCCGCGACAAGATTCCGTTCGATCATCTGCGCGACAGCATCGTACCAGGCCTGATCCAGGCGCGCGCCGCGCGCAAGAGCTTGCGCATCTGGTCGGCGGCTTCGTCGACGGGGCAGGAGCCCTACTCGATCGCGATGTGCCTGAAGGAGATGGGCGCGGCGCTCGCCGGCTGGCGCATCGAGATCATCGCCACCGATCTGTCGCAGGAGGTGCTGGAGAAATCCAAGGCCGGCGTCTACAGCCAGTTCGAGGTGCAGCGCGGGCTGCCGATCCAGTTGCTGATGAAATACTTCACGCAAGCGGGCGAGGTCTGGCAGCTCAATGCCGATGTCCGCGCGATGGTGCAGTTCCGCCAGCTCAATCTGTTGCAGGACTTCTCCCATCTCGGCACCTTCGACGTGATCTTCTGCCGCAACGTGCTGATCTATTTCGATCAGGACACCAAGGCGGTGATCTTCGAGCGCATGGCGAAGGCTCTTGAAGCCGATGGCACGCTGCTGCTGGGCGCCGCCGAATCCGTCGTCGGCATCACCGATGCGTTCCGTCCGATTTCTGATCGTCGCGGCCTCTACCAGCTCAATCCGGCGCGCTCCGGCCGCCCCATGGGGGGATTGATGCCGCAACCGCTGAAGGTCGCCGCGGCGAGGTGA